A DNA window from Thermococcus sp. 4557 contains the following coding sequences:
- a CDS encoding UDP-N-acetyl-D-mannosamine dehydrogenase encodes MRDRIEKRTAEIAVIGLGYIGLPTAIMFANAGFNVTGYEIRTDVVERINSGKAHIVEPDIDDLLRKAIESGKLRATSNPDDIREKDVYIICVQTPLREDRTPNLTYLESAVETVAKAMKPGALIVIESTIPPLTTVRMAELIEELTGLKPGRDFHMVHAPERVMPGRIFKELVYNSRILGGITPESAELAERLYRSFVKGQIFRTKSTVSEVVKLMENTFRDVNIALANEFAYLAHQYGINVFEAIELANSHPRVKIHVPGIGVGGHCLPKDPHLLVWPAKDDFGLIRLAREINDGMPLLVKDLLFEALRTINLPPEKAVVAVLGLAYKGDSDDTRNSPASAFVEAIADDVAEVRTYDPFVEGTHGSLEEALRGADAVVIATDHTVFKSLDWETLGKLMRNRVLIDGRRVVEVPPEGFVFKGVGRGEY; translated from the coding sequence ATGCGGGACAGGATAGAGAAGAGAACGGCAGAGATAGCTGTCATCGGCCTCGGGTACATCGGCCTCCCAACTGCGATAATGTTCGCCAACGCGGGCTTCAATGTTACCGGATATGAAATAAGGACTGACGTTGTTGAGAGAATAAACTCCGGAAAGGCCCACATAGTCGAGCCGGATATAGACGATCTCCTCAGGAAGGCCATTGAGAGCGGAAAGCTGCGGGCAACGTCGAACCCCGATGACATCAGAGAAAAAGACGTTTACATAATCTGTGTCCAAACGCCTCTGAGGGAGGACAGGACGCCCAACCTCACATACCTGGAAAGCGCCGTTGAAACCGTCGCAAAGGCAATGAAGCCGGGCGCACTTATCGTTATCGAGAGCACCATTCCCCCGCTCACGACGGTTAGAATGGCCGAGCTCATAGAGGAGCTGACCGGGTTGAAGCCTGGAAGAGATTTCCACATGGTTCACGCGCCGGAGAGGGTGATGCCGGGCAGGATATTCAAAGAGCTGGTGTACAACTCGCGCATCCTCGGTGGGATAACCCCCGAAAGCGCCGAGCTTGCCGAAAGGCTCTACCGCTCCTTCGTCAAAGGACAGATATTCAGGACGAAATCGACCGTCAGTGAGGTCGTCAAGCTCATGGAGAACACGTTCAGGGACGTCAACATAGCCCTCGCGAACGAGTTTGCCTACCTCGCCCATCAGTACGGGATAAACGTCTTCGAGGCAATAGAACTGGCCAACAGCCACCCGCGCGTTAAAATCCACGTTCCGGGAATAGGGGTTGGCGGCCACTGCCTTCCGAAGGACCCCCACCTTCTCGTCTGGCCGGCGAAGGACGACTTCGGCCTCATAAGGCTCGCGAGGGAGATAAACGACGGCATGCCCCTGCTCGTCAAGGACCTTCTTTTCGAGGCGCTGAGAACCATCAACCTCCCACCGGAAAAGGCCGTGGTCGCGGTGCTTGGGCTGGCTTACAAGGGCGACAGCGACGACACCAGGAACTCCCCCGCCTCTGCGTTCGTGGAAGCCATAGCGGATGACGTGGCGGAGGTAAGGACGTACGACCCGTTCGTGGAAGGAACCCACGGAAGCCTCGAGGAGGCCCTGAGGGGCGCCGATGCGGTGGTAATAGCGACGGACCACACGGTCTTCAAATCCCTCGACTGGGAAACCCTCGGGAAGCTCATGCGGAACCGCGTTCTCATCGATGGCCGCCGCGTGGTCGAGGTGCCGCCCGAAGGGTTCGTCTTCAAAGGCGTTGGGAGGGGTGAGTATTGA
- a CDS encoding ATP-binding protein yields MLFDPRPKERREEMFDREAELDAILMGMEEYPITLIIGIRRVGKSSLLKAALNEYRGIGLYLDARRLYAAGGGNISASVMTDELGRILLGRGRFGFLRGISVERVNLGGIQIKPRDMGFMDVLEIINGIGERTGQKVILAFDEAQYLRFYGSRGGKDLLAGIAHAYDSMPNLGFIFTGSEVGLLHDFLGLDDYSSPLYGRIYEEVEVRPFPRELSEEFLRAGFSEVGLDVPQDDIKRAVDELDGIPGWLVEFGFNYWKKGDPKKALEATIAKARNMIREELLELEKRSPRYTLILRGVSIGLSRWSEIRDYVEAKSGPITNARLGSLIRNLEKMGWIKKENGGYRIIDPVVEKVLRE; encoded by the coding sequence ATGCTCTTTGACCCGAGACCAAAAGAGAGGAGGGAGGAGATGTTTGACAGAGAGGCTGAGCTTGATGCCATTCTCATGGGTATGGAGGAGTATCCGATAACCCTTATCATAGGAATCCGCCGTGTGGGCAAGAGCTCCCTTCTAAAGGCGGCCCTCAACGAATATCGGGGAATCGGGCTCTACCTCGATGCCCGCAGGCTCTACGCGGCAGGGGGCGGAAACATAAGCGCCTCGGTGATGACTGACGAGCTTGGTAGAATACTCCTGGGAAGGGGTCGTTTTGGGTTCCTCAGGGGCATAAGCGTTGAGAGGGTGAATCTCGGGGGGATTCAGATCAAACCCCGTGACATGGGGTTCATGGACGTCCTTGAGATTATCAACGGAATCGGGGAAAGAACAGGCCAAAAAGTCATCCTGGCCTTTGATGAGGCCCAGTATCTAAGATTCTACGGTTCCCGGGGCGGAAAGGACCTGCTGGCCGGCATAGCCCACGCCTATGACTCAATGCCGAATCTGGGTTTCATATTCACCGGCTCGGAGGTTGGACTCCTCCACGACTTTCTGGGACTGGATGATTACTCAAGCCCCCTCTACGGAAGAATCTACGAGGAGGTTGAGGTCAGGCCGTTCCCGAGGGAGCTTTCCGAGGAGTTCCTCAGGGCGGGCTTCTCGGAGGTTGGGTTGGACGTACCGCAGGATGACATCAAAAGAGCTGTTGATGAGCTGGATGGAATCCCCGGATGGCTAGTTGAGTTTGGATTCAATTACTGGAAAAAGGGAGACCCCAAAAAGGCCCTGGAAGCCACGATAGCAAAGGCGAGGAACATGATACGGGAGGAACTGCTAGAACTTGAAAAGCGCTCCCCGAGGTACACCCTCATCCTGCGTGGGGTCTCCATCGGACTGTCAAGGTGGTCCGAGATACGGGACTATGTGGAGGCAAAGAGTGGCCCCATAACGAACGCCAGGCTGGGCAGCCTTATCAGGAACCTGGAAAAGATGGGATGGATAAAGAAGGAGAACGGGGGGTACCGGATAATAGACCCCGTGGTGGAAAAAGTGTTGAGGGAGTGA
- a CDS encoding DUF354 domain-containing protein yields MKVWIDITNSPHVHFFKGIIRELEKAGHEVLITTREFDGLTGILDMYGFDYYVVGRHGGATLEGKLVAGTERMYRLSKLIVEEKPDLALYKHSAEAPRVAFGLQIPSIGFVDNETAVGQNKLILPYTELLVFPKAIDAYELIRCGADPNGMRPINGFSELSHLYGFVPNRKVLNKLGVRRNGYIVMRTEPVKANYFNGNGKSILEDVIPLLPEVPIVLFPRTPEQRERFERFDNVIMPEEPVDSLSLLYYARLMIGAGGTMNREAIALGTPTISTYPGRLLAVTRWLVEKGVKFHSTDPVKVAMMAERMMEMNGSYRAYLRSVVSGFENPMDVILNEIETYEEFGTFSAVKIGEAGTSEARNPGGYVGLNEGRDEKEQN; encoded by the coding sequence ATGAAGGTATGGATCGACATAACAAACTCCCCTCACGTTCACTTCTTCAAGGGTATAATCAGGGAACTCGAAAAGGCCGGACATGAGGTTTTAATAACCACGCGCGAATTCGACGGCCTCACCGGCATCCTCGACATGTACGGGTTTGATTACTACGTCGTCGGAAGGCACGGGGGTGCCACCCTCGAGGGCAAGCTCGTGGCCGGTACCGAGAGGATGTACCGCCTCAGCAAGCTCATTGTGGAGGAGAAGCCGGACCTGGCCCTCTATAAGCACTCCGCTGAGGCACCGCGCGTCGCCTTTGGCCTCCAGATTCCTTCGATAGGTTTCGTGGACAACGAAACCGCCGTTGGCCAGAACAAACTCATACTCCCCTACACCGAACTCCTGGTGTTCCCCAAGGCCATAGACGCCTACGAACTGATCAGGTGCGGCGCCGACCCCAACGGTATGAGGCCGATAAACGGCTTCTCCGAGCTGTCTCACCTCTACGGCTTCGTTCCCAACAGAAAGGTCCTGAATAAGCTCGGCGTTAGGAGGAACGGGTACATCGTCATGCGCACCGAGCCCGTGAAGGCCAACTACTTCAACGGGAACGGGAAGAGCATACTTGAGGACGTTATACCTCTCCTTCCAGAGGTGCCGATAGTCCTCTTCCCCAGGACCCCGGAGCAGAGGGAGCGCTTCGAGCGCTTTGACAACGTTATCATGCCGGAGGAGCCCGTTGACAGCCTCAGCCTGCTCTACTACGCCAGGCTTATGATAGGGGCCGGTGGAACGATGAACCGCGAGGCCATAGCCCTCGGAACTCCAACGATCTCCACATATCCGGGCAGACTGCTCGCGGTGACGCGGTGGCTCGTCGAGAAGGGCGTCAAGTTCCACTCAACTGACCCCGTGAAGGTCGCAATGATGGCAGAGCGCATGATGGAGATGAACGGAAGCTACCGGGCGTACCTCAGGAGCGTCGTGAGCGGCTTTGAGAACCCCATGGACGTCATACTCAACGAGATTGAGACGTACGAAGAGTTCGGAACGTTCAGCGCGGTGAAGATTGGGGAGGCGGGGACCTCAGAGGCCCGCAACCCTGGGGGTTACGTAGGCCTCAATGAGGGCCGCGACGAAAAGGAGCAGAACTGA
- a CDS encoding lipoate protein ligase C-terminal domain-containing protein: MKHHVGEHKAKKGLIRIEFDERDGRAEHVRITGDFFMHPEEAVHELEQKLEGHGIDELESLMDEFFAMRMDIEMPYVNIEDFKIALKNALKE, translated from the coding sequence ATGAAACACCATGTGGGCGAGCACAAGGCGAAGAAGGGACTCATCAGGATAGAGTTCGATGAGAGGGACGGCAGGGCCGAGCACGTCAGGATCACGGGAGATTTCTTCATGCATCCCGAGGAGGCGGTCCATGAGCTGGAGCAAAAGCTCGAGGGGCACGGGATCGACGAGCTGGAATCCCTGATGGACGAGTTCTTTGCGATGAGGATGGACATTGAGATGCCCTACGTAAACATCGAGGACTTCAAAATCGCACTCAAAAACGCGCTGAAGGAGTGA
- a CDS encoding arginine--tRNA ligase translates to MGYGEVKEKMKLILQETIEDMLKEAGKEWSGEVTFDDTPNIELGDFGTAVSFQLARVFRKAPKLIAEELAERLGGKLPEEISEVRAVNGYINFYLDYGTFGRELVREILEKKNAYGESTLGDGKKVIVEHTSVNPTKPLHMGHARNSVLGDTMARIMRKLGYTVEVQNYIDDLGVQFAQVLWGYLNLKEEFDRIEAEMREKGLKEDFIDHVMGLLYVEVNRRIEENPDVDGEVRELMKKLEEGDNEIAEIGRKLAERVVRAQMLTTGRMKINYDLLSWESDIMKSGIFGEAYELIEANENFFWAEEGKYKGAFVMDLRKLFPDMKNPFLVLKRSDGTATYTGKDIAYHLWKFGKVTADMLYKPWENEEHEIWTTAPDGRAMPGKFGKADVVINVIGAEQKHPQMAIKYALQLLGFEDSAENFHHLAYEHVVREEGKFSGRKGTWVGFTVDEVLNEAVQRARTLVEEKNPGLSEEEKEHIAEAVGVGAVRYNLVKYSPDKVITFRWDDVLNFEGDSAPYVQYAHARCASILRKAADGGIETDWEALMERADFSRLTSREKELVKLLAKFPEIVEQAGRDVKPHLIPWYANELASLFNKFYMDHPVLKAEEGILEERLLLVLATKQVLRNTLELLGIEAPEKM, encoded by the coding sequence ATGGGATACGGCGAAGTTAAGGAGAAAATGAAGCTCATCCTTCAGGAAACCATTGAGGACATGCTGAAAGAGGCTGGAAAGGAATGGAGCGGGGAGGTAACGTTTGATGACACCCCGAACATCGAGCTCGGCGACTTCGGAACGGCGGTTTCATTTCAGCTTGCCAGGGTCTTCAGGAAGGCTCCGAAGCTCATAGCCGAGGAGCTTGCGGAGAGGCTCGGCGGGAAGCTCCCGGAGGAGATCTCAGAGGTCAGGGCGGTCAACGGCTATATCAACTTCTACCTGGACTATGGCACCTTCGGACGGGAGCTCGTCCGCGAGATACTTGAAAAGAAAAACGCATACGGCGAGAGCACGCTTGGGGATGGGAAGAAGGTCATCGTCGAGCACACTTCAGTGAACCCGACGAAGCCGCTCCACATGGGACACGCCAGGAACTCGGTTCTCGGCGATACGATGGCCCGCATAATGCGGAAGCTCGGCTACACCGTCGAGGTTCAGAACTACATAGACGACCTCGGCGTCCAGTTTGCCCAGGTTCTCTGGGGTTACCTGAACCTTAAAGAGGAATTCGACAGGATTGAGGCGGAGATGAGGGAAAAGGGCCTCAAGGAGGACTTCATTGACCACGTCATGGGCCTCCTCTACGTCGAGGTTAACAGGCGCATAGAGGAGAACCCCGATGTTGATGGGGAAGTTCGTGAGCTGATGAAGAAGCTCGAGGAGGGGGACAACGAAATAGCGGAAATCGGCAGAAAGCTCGCGGAGAGGGTTGTCAGGGCGCAGATGCTCACTACCGGCCGTATGAAGATAAACTACGACCTCCTCAGCTGGGAGAGCGACATAATGAAGAGCGGAATCTTCGGCGAGGCCTACGAGCTCATTGAGGCCAACGAGAACTTCTTCTGGGCGGAGGAAGGGAAGTACAAGGGAGCGTTCGTGATGGACCTTAGAAAGCTCTTCCCGGACATGAAGAACCCGTTCCTCGTCCTCAAGAGGAGCGACGGGACGGCGACCTACACCGGCAAGGACATAGCCTATCACCTCTGGAAGTTCGGCAAGGTCACAGCCGACATGCTCTACAAGCCGTGGGAGAACGAGGAACACGAAATCTGGACGACCGCCCCCGATGGGAGAGCGATGCCCGGAAAGTTCGGAAAAGCCGATGTGGTCATCAACGTCATCGGCGCCGAGCAGAAGCACCCCCAGATGGCCATCAAGTACGCCCTCCAGCTTCTCGGCTTTGAGGACTCCGCCGAGAACTTCCACCACCTTGCGTACGAACACGTTGTCCGCGAGGAGGGCAAGTTCTCGGGCAGGAAAGGAACCTGGGTTGGCTTTACCGTCGATGAGGTTCTCAACGAGGCCGTTCAGCGTGCCAGGACCCTCGTGGAGGAGAAGAACCCCGGCCTGAGCGAGGAAGAGAAGGAGCACATAGCCGAAGCCGTCGGAGTCGGTGCCGTCCGCTACAACCTCGTTAAGTACAGCCCGGACAAGGTGATAACCTTCCGCTGGGACGATGTTCTCAACTTCGAGGGAGACAGCGCCCCCTACGTCCAGTACGCCCACGCCAGGTGTGCGTCCATCCTCAGAAAGGCCGCGGACGGTGGCATCGAGACCGACTGGGAGGCCCTCATGGAGAGGGCGGATTTCTCAAGGCTCACCAGCAGGGAAAAGGAACTGGTGAAGCTCCTCGCCAAGTTCCCGGAAATTGTGGAGCAGGCGGGCAGGGACGTCAAGCCCCACCTCATCCCGTGGTACGCCAACGAGCTCGCCTCACTCTTCAACAAGTTCTACATGGACCACCCCGTGCTCAAGGCGGAGGAAGGAATACTGGAGGAGCGCCTGCTGCTCGTCCTGGCGACGAAGCAGGTGCTGAGGAACACGCTCGAGCTGCTCGGCATAGAGGCGCCGGAGAAGATGTGA
- a CDS encoding stage II sporulation protein M translates to MGVLDVKVPRRTLGHLLLVFLLSAIGGYWAGAASPDTALEAVRKIIEQIGPISDSSFHNFVKIFTNNSMVALLTFISGLFFGLGPWFIMAFNGFVVGLVVLAVHRMGGMPMGQIILGLIPHGVVEIPAIALAGVAGIVWYREIISGEGDGGERFRRGAVKGLKLFALSVLLLFVAALIEAYVTPRVAGL, encoded by the coding sequence ATGGGCGTGCTCGATGTGAAGGTTCCGAGGAGAACCCTGGGGCACCTGCTGCTGGTGTTCCTGCTCTCCGCCATTGGGGGATACTGGGCCGGGGCCGCCAGCCCGGACACGGCCCTCGAGGCGGTTCGCAAGATAATCGAGCAGATCGGGCCCATCTCTGACTCCAGCTTCCACAACTTCGTCAAAATATTCACCAACAACTCTATGGTGGCACTCCTCACCTTCATATCGGGCCTTTTCTTCGGTCTCGGTCCGTGGTTTATAATGGCCTTCAACGGCTTCGTCGTTGGACTAGTTGTGCTTGCGGTTCACCGGATGGGCGGGATGCCGATGGGCCAGATAATCCTGGGCCTGATACCCCACGGCGTCGTCGAGATACCCGCGATAGCCCTCGCCGGCGTCGCCGGTATCGTCTGGTACAGGGAGATAATCTCAGGAGAAGGCGATGGGGGAGAAAGGTTCAGAAGAGGGGCAGTTAAGGGCCTGAAGCTTTTCGCCCTGTCAGTTCTGCTCCTTTTCGTCGCGGCCCTCATTGAGGCCTACGTAACCCCCAGGGTTGCGGGCCTCTGA